Proteins encoded in a region of the Vibrio sp. CB1-14 genome:
- the rpsO gene encoding 30S ribosomal protein S15, producing the protein MSLNAETKAAIVAEYAQGEGDTGSPEVQVALLTASINHLQGHFKAHKGDHHSRRGLLRMVSRRRKLLDYLKGKNLARYQDLIKRLGLRR; encoded by the coding sequence ATGTCTCTGAATGCAGAAACTAAAGCAGCAATCGTTGCAGAATACGCACAAGGCGAAGGCGACACTGGTTCACCAGAAGTTCAAGTAGCTCTACTTACAGCTTCTATCAACCACCTACAAGGTCACTTCAAAGCACACAAAGGCGATCACCACAGCCGTCGTGGTCTTCTACGTATGGTTTCTCGTCGTCGTAAGCTTCTAGATTACCTAAAAGGTAAAAACCTAGCTCGCTACCAAGACCTAATCAAACGTCTAGGCCTACGTCGCTAA
- the truB gene encoding tRNA pseudouridine(55) synthase TruB, producing MARRRKGRPVNGVILLDKPTGISSNDALQKVKRIYFAEKAGHTGALDPLATGMLPICLGEATKFSQFLLDSDKRYRVIAKLGERTNTSDSDGEVVETREINVTPELLDECIDKFRGESDQVPSMFSALKYQGKPLYEYARQGIEVPREARKITVYEIVLHRFEGDEVEMEVHCSKGTYIRTIVDDLGEMLGCGAHVTMLRRTAVAKYPYENMVTLEQLNELFEQAQREERQPRELLDPLLMPMDSAVQDLQEANVSPVLGDLLQHGQPVQVSGLPVDAPVRMTMGEERLFIGVGAMNDDGKLAPKRLVVFREEEQQ from the coding sequence ATGGCTAGACGTCGCAAGGGACGTCCAGTCAACGGCGTTATCCTTCTAGATAAACCTACCGGTATCTCATCGAATGACGCTCTGCAAAAAGTAAAGCGCATCTACTTCGCTGAGAAAGCAGGGCACACCGGTGCTCTTGACCCGCTAGCAACAGGCATGCTGCCAATTTGCTTGGGCGAAGCCACCAAGTTTTCCCAGTTCCTATTGGATTCAGACAAGCGCTACCGCGTTATCGCTAAACTTGGTGAACGCACCAATACCTCTGATTCTGATGGCGAAGTCGTAGAAACTCGCGAAATCAACGTAACGCCTGAGCTTCTTGATGAGTGCATCGACAAGTTCCGTGGTGAGTCTGATCAAGTGCCATCAATGTTCTCTGCATTGAAGTATCAAGGTAAGCCGCTTTATGAGTACGCTCGCCAAGGTATCGAAGTGCCGCGAGAAGCGCGCAAGATCACTGTGTATGAAATCGTTCTACATCGCTTTGAAGGTGATGAAGTGGAGATGGAAGTACACTGCTCGAAAGGTACGTACATCCGTACGATCGTCGATGATTTGGGCGAAATGCTAGGCTGTGGCGCACACGTGACGATGCTGCGCCGTACCGCTGTTGCTAAGTACCCTTATGAGAACATGGTGACCCTTGAGCAGCTTAACGAGCTATTCGAGCAGGCACAGCGCGAAGAGCGTCAGCCGCGCGAGCTGCTTGACCCACTGCTGATGCCAATGGACAGTGCAGTACAAGACCTTCAAGAAGCGAATGTATCGCCTGTGCTTGGTGATTTGCTTCAGCATGGTCAGCCGGTGCAGGTTTCAGGTTTGCCAGTGGATGCGCCAGTGCGTATGACTATGGGTGAAGAGCGTTTGTTTATTGGTGTTGGTGCCATGAATGACGATGGTAAGCTTGCGCCTAAGCGTTTGGTTGTTTTTCGTGAGGAAGAGCAGCAGTAG
- the rbfA gene encoding 30S ribosome-binding factor RbfA, with translation MSKEFSRTQRVAQQLQKELALILQREVRDSRLGMVTISDVEVSRDLAYAKVFVTFLCVGEQTPESSIAALREHEAHIRMMLGKRIRLRLTPEVRFQYDNTLVEGMRMSNLVSEVVSEDKRKQDEAGRSEENGAEGEEQ, from the coding sequence ATGTCAAAAGAATTTAGCCGCACACAACGTGTTGCGCAGCAACTACAAAAAGAGCTTGCTCTTATCCTTCAACGCGAAGTTCGTGATTCTCGCCTTGGTATGGTGACGATTTCAGACGTAGAAGTGTCTCGTGACCTAGCTTATGCAAAAGTATTCGTTACTTTCCTATGTGTTGGTGAGCAAACCCCAGAATCAAGCATTGCAGCACTTCGTGAGCACGAAGCTCATATTCGTATGATGCTAGGCAAGCGCATTCGCCTACGCCTAACGCCAGAAGTACGCTTCCAATACGACAACACACTTGTCGAAGGTATGCGTATGTCTAACCTAGTGAGCGAAGTGGTTAGCGAAGACAAGCGTAAGCAAGATGAAGCTGGTCGTAGCGAAGAAAATGGTGCTGAGGGAGAAGAGCAATAA
- the infB gene encoding translation initiation factor IF-2, translating into MTKLTVKALSEEIGTPVERLIEQLADAGLKKSESDQVNDEEKQTLLTHLKKEHGDTSGESEPTRLTLQRKTRSTLSVSAGGGKSKDVQVEVRKKRTYVKRSAIDEQAKREAEDAANREAEERAQREAEELAKREAAEKAQREAEEKAQREAEEKRLAEENAKREAEQPEADTAKREEAEKAKKEMNAKNAEAKKEADELKRRQEEEAQRKAEAEAARLAEEARKLAEENAARWSEEEKKSKDNEKADYHTTTSTYAREAEDAQDRKEEKAPRRRKKKASPQEDNRGGRGGRNQRGRKGKLAKPTSMQHGFDKTAQVAKQDVVIGETIVLSELANKMSVKATEVIKVMMKMGAMATINQVIDQETAQLVAEEMGHKVVLRKENELEEAVLSDRDETSEAVSRAPVVTIMGHVDHGKTSTLDYIRRTHVASGEAGGITQHIGAYHVETDNGMITFLDTPGHAAFTAMRARGAQATDIVVLVVAADDGVMPQTIEAIQHAKAAGVPLIVAVNKIDKEDANPDNVKNELAQYDVIPEEWGGENMFVHISAKQGTNIDGLLEAILLQSEVLELTAVADGMASGVVVESFLDKGRGPVATVLVQSGTLNKGDIVLCGQEYGRVRAMRDELGKEVTQAGPSIPVEILGLSGVPSSGDEATVVRDERKAREVANYRQGKFRDVKLARQQKAKLENMFSNMTAGDVAELNVVLKADVQGSVEAISDSLLKLSTEEVKVNIVGSGVGGITETDAVLAAASNAIILGFNVRADASARRTVDTENLDLRYYSIIYQLIDEVKQAMGGMLAPEFKQEIIGLAEVRDVFKSPKLGAIAGCMVTEGTIKRNNPIRVLRENVVIYEGELESLRRFKDDVQEVKNGYECGIGVKNYNDVRVGDQIEVFEIVEIKRTLD; encoded by the coding sequence ATGACAAAACTTACGGTTAAAGCACTTAGCGAAGAGATTGGTACGCCAGTTGAACGCCTAATTGAACAACTTGCTGATGCTGGTCTGAAAAAATCAGAAAGCGATCAGGTGAATGATGAAGAGAAGCAAACGCTTCTTACTCACCTTAAGAAAGAACATGGTGATACATCTGGTGAGTCAGAGCCTACTCGTCTTACGCTTCAGCGTAAAACTCGTAGCACTCTGTCTGTTTCTGCCGGTGGCGGTAAGAGCAAAGATGTACAAGTAGAAGTGCGCAAGAAGCGCACTTATGTCAAGCGCAGTGCGATCGACGAGCAAGCAAAACGTGAAGCTGAGGATGCAGCAAATCGTGAGGCGGAAGAGCGTGCCCAACGTGAAGCCGAAGAGCTAGCCAAACGTGAAGCTGCAGAGAAAGCACAGCGTGAAGCAGAAGAGAAAGCTCAGCGCGAAGCCGAAGAAAAACGTCTAGCAGAGGAAAACGCTAAACGTGAGGCGGAGCAACCTGAAGCAGATACTGCTAAGCGCGAAGAAGCGGAAAAGGCTAAGAAAGAAATGAACGCAAAGAATGCTGAAGCGAAGAAAGAAGCAGACGAACTAAAACGTCGTCAAGAAGAAGAGGCGCAACGTAAGGCGGAAGCTGAAGCGGCTCGTCTAGCTGAAGAAGCTCGCAAACTAGCGGAAGAGAATGCCGCACGCTGGTCTGAAGAAGAGAAAAAATCTAAAGACAACGAAAAAGCAGACTACCACACGACAACCTCTACGTACGCTCGTGAAGCAGAAGATGCTCAAGACCGTAAAGAAGAGAAAGCGCCTCGTCGTCGTAAGAAGAAAGCAAGCCCACAAGAAGACAACCGCGGTGGTCGCGGTGGTCGTAACCAACGTGGTAGAAAAGGCAAATTGGCTAAGCCTACGTCTATGCAGCACGGCTTCGATAAGACCGCTCAAGTTGCTAAGCAAGACGTTGTGATTGGCGAGACTATCGTCCTTTCTGAGCTAGCAAACAAGATGTCTGTTAAAGCAACTGAAGTTATCAAGGTGATGATGAAGATGGGCGCGATGGCGACTATCAACCAAGTTATCGACCAAGAAACTGCACAGCTTGTTGCTGAAGAAATGGGTCACAAAGTTGTTCTACGTAAAGAGAACGAACTGGAAGAAGCGGTACTGTCTGACCGTGATGAAACATCAGAAGCAGTATCTCGTGCACCTGTTGTTACTATCATGGGTCACGTTGACCACGGTAAAACATCGACACTTGACTACATCCGTCGCACTCACGTTGCATCAGGCGAAGCAGGTGGTATTACCCAGCACATCGGTGCATACCACGTAGAAACTGACAACGGCATGATTACCTTCCTTGATACTCCTGGACACGCGGCGTTTACTGCAATGCGTGCTCGTGGTGCTCAAGCGACGGATATCGTTGTTCTAGTTGTTGCTGCGGACGATGGCGTAATGCCACAAACAATCGAAGCGATCCAACACGCGAAAGCGGCTGGCGTTCCTCTGATTGTTGCAGTGAACAAGATCGATAAAGAAGACGCAAACCCAGACAACGTTAAGAACGAACTGGCGCAATACGACGTTATCCCTGAAGAGTGGGGCGGTGAGAACATGTTTGTTCACATCTCTGCGAAACAAGGTACTAACATCGACGGTCTTCTAGAAGCTATCCTACTTCAATCAGAAGTACTTGAGCTAACAGCGGTTGCTGACGGTATGGCATCGGGTGTGGTTGTTGAATCATTCCTAGATAAAGGTCGTGGTCCAGTTGCTACTGTTCTTGTTCAATCTGGTACGCTGAACAAGGGTGACATCGTACTTTGTGGTCAAGAATACGGCCGTGTACGTGCGATGCGTGATGAACTAGGTAAAGAAGTGACGCAAGCTGGTCCATCTATCCCGGTTGAGATCCTTGGCCTATCTGGTGTTCCATCATCAGGTGACGAAGCAACAGTTGTACGTGATGAGCGTAAAGCTCGTGAAGTAGCAAACTACCGTCAAGGTAAATTCCGTGACGTGAAACTTGCGCGTCAGCAAAAAGCGAAACTAGAAAACATGTTCTCTAACATGACTGCTGGTGACGTTGCTGAGCTTAACGTAGTACTGAAAGCCGACGTACAGGGTTCTGTAGAAGCAATCTCTGATTCTCTACTGAAACTGTCTACTGAAGAAGTGAAAGTAAACATCGTTGGTTCTGGTGTTGGTGGTATCACAGAAACTGATGCAGTACTAGCAGCAGCTTCTAACGCTATCATCCTAGGCTTCAACGTACGTGCTGATGCTTCTGCTCGCCGTACTGTAGATACAGAAAACCTAGACCTACGCTACTACTCAATCATCTACCAGTTGATTGACGAAGTGAAACAAGCAATGGGCGGTATGCTTGCTCCTGAATTCAAGCAAGAAATCATCGGCCTTGCAGAAGTACGTGACGTATTTAAGTCTCCAAAACTTGGCGCAATCGCGGGTTGTATGGTAACTGAAGGTACTATCAAGCGTAACAACCCTATCCGCGTACTGCGTGAGAACGTTGTAATCTACGAAGGTGAACTAGAATCTCTACGCCGCTTCAAAGATGACGTTCAAGAAGTTAAGAACGGTTACGAGTGTGGTATCGGCGTTAAGAACTACAACGATGTTCGCGTTGGCGACCAAATCGAAGTATTCGAAATCGTTGAAATCAAACGTACTCTAGACTAA
- the nusA gene encoding transcription termination factor NusA produces the protein MSKEILAVVEAVSNEKAVPRERIFEALEIALATSSKKKHEIEIDVRVAIDRKTGEFETFRRWMAVEEVEFPTKEISIEAAQYDDESVQIGDFVEEQIESVTFDRITTQTAKQVIVQKVREAERAQIVEQFIDNEGDLVTGVVKKVNRDTIILDLGNNAEAVILRDDQLPRENFRPGDRVRGLLYKVAPEARGFQLFITRSKPEMLAELFRVEVPEIAEELIELKGAARDPGSRAKIAVKTNDKRIDPVGACVGMRGARVQAVSGELGGERIDIVLWDDNPAQFVINAMAPADVASIIVDEDAHAMDIAVEADNLAQAIGRSGQNVRLASQLTGWELNVMTVADLQKKHQEEASASIENFMKHLDIEQDFAEMLVEEGFSTLEEVAYVPVNELLEVDGLNEELVEELRSRAKDALTTLALAQEESFEGVEPADDLLALEGLEREMAFKLAAKGVATLEDLADQGVDELEGIEGLTEERAGELIMAARNICWFGDEE, from the coding sequence ATGAGTAAAGAAATTTTAGCGGTAGTAGAAGCAGTTTCTAACGAGAAAGCTGTTCCTCGTGAGCGTATTTTTGAAGCGCTAGAGATTGCACTAGCAACCTCTTCTAAGAAAAAACACGAAATCGAAATCGATGTACGTGTTGCCATTGACCGCAAAACAGGTGAATTCGAAACCTTCCGTCGCTGGATGGCAGTAGAAGAAGTTGAATTCCCAACGAAAGAAATTTCTATTGAAGCGGCACAGTACGACGACGAGTCTGTTCAAATTGGTGACTTCGTTGAAGAACAGATCGAGTCAGTAACGTTTGACCGCATCACCACGCAAACGGCTAAGCAAGTTATCGTACAAAAAGTACGTGAAGCTGAGCGCGCGCAAATCGTTGAACAGTTCATCGACAACGAAGGCGATCTAGTGACCGGTGTGGTTAAGAAAGTTAACCGTGACACTATCATCCTAGACCTTGGTAACAACGCAGAAGCCGTTATCCTACGTGATGACCAGCTTCCTCGTGAAAACTTCCGTCCAGGTGACCGTGTACGTGGTCTTCTATACAAAGTGGCTCCAGAAGCTCGCGGCTTCCAGCTATTCATTACTCGTTCTAAGCCAGAAATGCTAGCTGAGCTATTCCGTGTGGAAGTGCCAGAGATTGCTGAAGAGCTTATCGAGCTGAAAGGCGCGGCACGTGATCCAGGTTCTCGCGCGAAGATCGCCGTGAAAACCAACGACAAGCGTATCGACCCTGTGGGTGCGTGTGTGGGTATGCGTGGTGCACGTGTACAAGCGGTTTCTGGTGAGCTTGGCGGCGAGCGTATCGATATCGTTCTTTGGGACGATAACCCAGCTCAGTTCGTTATCAACGCAATGGCGCCAGCAGACGTTGCTTCTATCATCGTTGATGAAGATGCACACGCAATGGACATCGCAGTTGAAGCTGACAACCTAGCGCAAGCTATCGGTCGTAGCGGTCAAAACGTACGTCTAGCCTCTCAACTAACGGGTTGGGAACTAAACGTTATGACGGTTGCAGACCTTCAGAAGAAACACCAAGAAGAAGCATCAGCTTCTATCGAAAACTTTATGAAGCACCTAGACATCGAGCAAGACTTTGCGGAAATGCTTGTTGAGGAAGGCTTCTCTACGCTAGAAGAAGTGGCATACGTGCCAGTTAATGAACTTCTAGAAGTCGACGGCTTAAACGAAGAGCTTGTAGAAGAGCTTCGTAGCCGTGCAAAAGATGCCCTAACAACACTTGCTCTTGCTCAAGAAGAGTCATTCGAAGGTGTTGAGCCAGCAGATGACCTACTAGCACTAGAAGGTCTAGAGCGTGAAATGGCATTCAAACTGGCTGCAAAAGGTGTAGCTACTCTTGAAGACCTTGCAGATCAAGGTGTCGATGAGCTAGAGGGCATTGAAGGGCTAACAGAAGAACGCGCAGGCGAGCTAATCATGGCTGCACGTAACATCTGTTGGTTCGGCGACGAAGAATAA
- the rimP gene encoding ribosome maturation factor RimP: MTGLERQLTELLEAPVEAIGYELVGLEFIRAGEHSTLRIYIDHENGITVDACAEVSHQVSAVMDVEDPITVAYNLEVSSPGLERPLFKAAHYQQFIGHEVSIVLKMAVGNRRKWKGVIQSIDGETVTILADGTEEEMALSNISKANLIPKF, translated from the coding sequence ATGACTGGTTTAGAAAGACAACTTACAGAATTGCTCGAAGCGCCTGTAGAGGCAATTGGCTACGAGCTTGTTGGTTTAGAGTTCATCCGTGCTGGTGAGCATTCTACCCTTCGAATCTATATCGACCATGAAAATGGTATTACTGTTGATGCTTGCGCAGAAGTAAGTCATCAGGTAAGTGCAGTAATGGACGTCGAAGACCCAATTACGGTGGCTTATAACCTAGAGGTGTCTTCACCAGGCCTAGAAAGACCACTTTTCAAAGCAGCACATTACCAACAGTTTATTGGTCACGAGGTCAGCATCGTGTTGAAAATGGCTGTCGGCAACCGTCGTAAGTGGAAAGGTGTAATCCAATCTATTGATGGCGAGACAGTGACCATCCTTGCCGATGGTACCGAAGAAGAAATGGCGCTAAGCAACATTTCCAAAGCTAACCTTATCCCTAAATTTTAG
- the secG gene encoding preprotein translocase subunit SecG yields the protein MIQVLLVIYLLAALGVIGLVLIQQGKGADMGASFGAGASNTVFGASGSGNFLTRMTAVFAIVFFVISLVLGNMYTHKGESQWVDPTQGQVIEQAADTASDVPAENSDEIPQ from the coding sequence ATGATTCAAGTTCTACTTGTGATTTACCTGTTGGCTGCGCTCGGTGTTATTGGCCTAGTGTTGATTCAACAAGGTAAAGGCGCAGATATGGGAGCCTCATTCGGTGCTGGCGCTTCAAACACAGTGTTTGGTGCTAGTGGCTCAGGAAATTTCCTAACCCGAATGACTGCAGTTTTTGCAATCGTATTTTTTGTTATCAGCTTAGTACTTGGCAACATGTACACTCACAAAGGTGAGTCTCAATGGGTTGACCCTACTCAAGGTCAAGTAATTGAGCAAGCAGCTGATACAGCGAGTGATGTTCCAGCTGAAAACAGCGACGAGATCCCTCAATAA
- the glmM gene encoding phosphoglucosamine mutase, with amino-acid sequence MSQRRYFGTDGVRGKVGQYPITPDFVLKLGWAAGRVLAKQGTKKVIIGKDTRISGYMLESALEAGLSAAGLKAIFTGPLPTPAVAYLTQTFRAEAGIVISASHNPYYDNGIKFFSSEGTKLPDAIELAIEEELDKDIECVESSELGKASRLNDAAGRYIEFCKSTFPHNLSLAGLKIVIDCAHGATYKIAPSVFKELGADVIAIGVDPDGTNINAEVGATDVRALQAKVVEENAALGLAFDGDGDRIIMVDHLGNKVDGDQIAYIIARDALRCGELKGGVVGTLMTNLGMENGLKQLGIPFVRAAVGDRYVMEQLLERDWRIGAENSGHVILLDKVTTGDAIVAALQVLASVVGAKMSLNELASGMTLYPQVLINVRFSGDANPLEADAVKQAVAKAEADLGDKGRVLLRKSGTEPLLRVMVEGEDDALVNKSAQYIADIVKENC; translated from the coding sequence ATGTCACAACGACGTTATTTTGGTACCGATGGTGTTCGAGGTAAAGTGGGCCAGTACCCAATCACACCGGATTTTGTACTTAAGCTAGGTTGGGCTGCTGGTCGAGTGCTTGCAAAGCAAGGCACTAAGAAAGTGATCATTGGTAAAGATACGCGTATCTCAGGCTACATGCTGGAATCGGCACTCGAAGCGGGTTTATCGGCAGCTGGGCTTAAAGCGATCTTCACCGGACCGCTGCCAACGCCGGCAGTAGCATATCTTACCCAGACGTTCCGTGCGGAAGCGGGTATCGTGATTTCTGCATCTCACAACCCCTACTACGACAACGGCATTAAGTTCTTCTCATCGGAAGGCACGAAACTGCCTGACGCTATTGAGCTTGCAATTGAAGAAGAGCTGGATAAAGACATCGAGTGTGTTGAATCTTCTGAGCTTGGTAAAGCGAGCCGTCTTAACGATGCTGCTGGTCGCTATATCGAGTTTTGTAAGAGTACTTTCCCACACAACCTAAGCCTTGCGGGTCTAAAAATTGTTATCGATTGTGCGCATGGCGCAACCTACAAAATCGCGCCTTCGGTATTTAAAGAGCTAGGTGCAGACGTTATCGCAATAGGGGTTGACCCAGACGGTACCAACATCAACGCGGAAGTAGGTGCGACAGATGTGCGTGCGCTACAAGCAAAAGTAGTTGAAGAGAATGCAGCTCTTGGTCTTGCTTTTGATGGCGACGGCGACCGCATCATTATGGTTGACCACTTGGGTAACAAAGTGGATGGCGACCAAATCGCTTACATTATTGCTCGTGACGCGCTTCGCTGTGGCGAGCTAAAAGGTGGCGTTGTTGGTACTCTAATGACCAACCTCGGTATGGAAAATGGCCTTAAGCAGCTTGGTATTCCATTTGTACGTGCCGCCGTTGGTGACCGCTACGTAATGGAGCAGTTGCTTGAGCGTGACTGGCGTATTGGCGCAGAAAACTCAGGCCACGTTATCCTACTGGACAAAGTGACGACGGGTGATGCCATTGTCGCTGCGCTGCAGGTACTGGCATCAGTGGTTGGCGCGAAGATGTCACTTAATGAGCTTGCCAGCGGTATGACCTTATACCCACAAGTGCTGATCAATGTTCGTTTCAGTGGCGATGCGAATCCGCTAGAAGCAGACGCTGTGAAGCAGGCGGTTGCAAAAGCAGAAGCCGATCTTGGCGATAAAGGTCGTGTGCTGCTTCGCAAATCGGGCACTGAGCCCTTGTTGCGAGTCATGGTTGAAGGCGAAGATGATGCGCTAGTGAATAAATCAGCACAATACATTGCTGATATCGTAAAAGAAAACTGCTAA
- the folP gene encoding dihydropteroate synthase yields the protein MILQANQKTLSLDTPQVMGIVNVTPDSFSDGGKFNSVDAALEQVVAMIASGVTIVDIGGESTRPGAPDVELQEELARVIPVIRAIRERFGVWISVDTSKAEVMRQAVEAGADIINDVRALQEPGALEVAAAAGVPICLMHMQGQPRTMQANPTYEDLLTDVAQFLQERIAACEAVGITREQLILDPGFGFGKTLEHNYHLLAHLDKFHQFGLPVLAGMSRKSMIFKLLDKVPADCLAGSLACATLAAAKGAQIIRVHDAAETVEAVKIVQMMQSNL from the coding sequence ATGATTTTACAAGCAAACCAGAAAACTCTCTCTCTCGATACACCACAAGTGATGGGTATCGTCAATGTCACCCCTGACTCTTTTTCTGACGGTGGCAAATTCAATTCAGTGGATGCTGCGCTTGAGCAGGTTGTAGCGATGATCGCTTCAGGTGTGACGATTGTTGATATCGGTGGTGAATCAACGCGCCCAGGGGCTCCTGATGTTGAGCTGCAAGAAGAGTTGGCACGAGTTATCCCCGTGATTAGGGCAATACGTGAGCGATTTGGTGTTTGGATTTCCGTCGACACCAGTAAGGCAGAAGTCATGCGCCAAGCCGTAGAGGCCGGTGCAGATATCATCAACGACGTCCGTGCCCTGCAAGAGCCCGGCGCTCTGGAGGTCGCCGCAGCCGCGGGTGTGCCGATCTGTCTTATGCACATGCAGGGGCAGCCGCGCACGATGCAAGCCAACCCTACCTATGAAGATCTTCTGACAGACGTGGCGCAATTCTTACAGGAGCGTATCGCAGCCTGTGAAGCGGTAGGTATTACGCGCGAACAATTAATCTTGGATCCCGGCTTCGGATTTGGCAAAACACTGGAACACAATTATCATCTGCTAGCGCATTTGGACAAATTTCATCAGTTTGGACTGCCAGTGCTTGCCGGTATGTCGCGTAAATCAATGATTTTTAAGCTGCTTGATAAAGTACCTGCGGACTGTTTAGCAGGGAGCTTAGCTTGCGCTACTCTTGCTGCTGCGAAAGGGGCGCAAATCATCCGTGTTCATGACGCGGCTGAAACAGTCGAGGCGGTGAAGATCGTCCAGATGATGCAATCAAATCTATAA